Genomic window (Salvelinus fontinalis isolate EN_2023a chromosome 3, ASM2944872v1, whole genome shotgun sequence):
GGTGAGCCCCTATCCCGAAATCTCCAACCTAACATATGTGCCGTTTCATGGGTTTTCATCGTTTTTGGGGTGGAAAAAGTGTGCATTCTGTGATTAGAAACGCTTGTGTCTGGGCTGTACCAACCATGtttatagccccccccccccccccccccaatcacgCTGGGTTGGTtgagcagacctgggttcaaatactatttgaaatgatATCAAATACTtgagctgtgcttgattgagcctgCCTGCTGCGAGAGAACCAATTAGAAAGTCCCAAAAGAGCCAACCCCGaccacctggcactccaggcaggctaaggCAAATActtaaagtatttgaaagatttcaaatagtatttgaacccaggactGGGCTCCAGCCAGTTGGCTGGGTCAGTAACAACCTGGGGGAACCAACTGTTAGTGTTGGATTGGGCTGTAATGATACCGGTGTAGTGGGAGGATCCCTGTGGTTACTCGGAGACTGGGGGGTTCCTGCACCTCTTTGTCTTATTTATCCTTTTACCACATTAACTGTGAGAGTATTGCAAGCTCTTTTGGTGTATTGACTGTTGACTTCAATGTTGATATGTTCTATGCATTTCAAGGTTTGGTTCCCATTGAATGTATTGGGATAATATGCTAAAATGTATACAGCCTATGTAGTTGACTTGTCATGCAGTGCAAATCTTAATCACATGTATGGTCCCAAATTAATAATTGATGAATCCACAATGTGGCATAGCCACCTCTTCCAGGAGTTTTGTATAGAAGGCTCAAGGCTTTCCTCAAGAATTGTCCAATGCCAGTGTGCAAATGACCCCTGGTAATGACATATGATTTATTTATTAACTGTGAGACATATCAGAGCCTCTATCTCGAGCTGATGTTATTTGAGATAACATGTCTGTTGGGGGTAGAGGCTATAGGCCATCCTTGGGGCCTCACAAAGTGGCTACAATGTGGATAGTTCAGACCAGCTGTCTAACCAGTGTCTAATCCATGGTGATTGCTGTGTGTCTCCAGTTGTGGGGGTCCATCATTCATCAGTATAGCGTTGAAAGATTGATTATTTTGTACACTCCATAATGTTCATGAGGTTATGTTGTTTACAAACTAAGCCCTACTACCCGTGGGTACCATGCATATGTTATTCAGAAAACGAAGGGCCTCTACTTGAGGGTTGGCTATTTATACAgttcccaaaaatattttggggaTTTTACTTGACCGCAGGACTACTGGTTGCAATAAAAGCATTTGACATTTGAACGACACGTCGGGTGCGTTGCCAGAGAATGTCGCTTTCTCATCGCCGTCTGGTAATAGCTAGCCAGATACAGTTCCTTTGCTAAGGGAGAGCTGAGAAGTAGGCATGTTGAAACAAATATCTATCTTTAATAAAGCAGGCGCTGTATCATAGCAGCAGTCCAGGCCTTTGAACAAAATCTGCGTTGGCTCATAGTGGCGGATTGCAACATGCAATAGACATGTCCATCACAATCAAGTGTGACAGGCGGCTAAATGACAAGAGTTATGAAGGCTTGGCTCTTCACAAGTATTTACCCTACTTCGACAATATCATATCATATCATTGCCATAAACGAAAGCGTTCTGTGTTTTATTCGTGTTTTCCATGTAATCCCATACACAGAAGTCTTATTTTGGTAATGAAGCATTACATGAAAGGCTGTTCCCAGCTGTTGACACTTTTTAAAATTAATTTATGACAAAAATGTCCGTTGTTGCTTTGTTATTCTTGATCGGATGTAACAAAAAGTTGTCAAATAAAGGAGGAGAACGCAGTATGAAATGTGTGAATTGGGAGTGTTATGCATTTATTATTCGTTACAGACCAAAACTGAGTCCACATATCTGTGGTCTATTTAGCTAGTATTTTGTCTGGCAGGAATGTAACCTTTTGATGGTGCAAATTCGATAATAATACATCGAATGTGTACATCAATATTCCTATAATGATTACTACTTACTGGAGCTACTGGTACTATGTTTAATTGCCTATtagcctaatgttgttatagaCAACTATTTTAATGTATGTAGCCTACTCGTATTACTCTGGTGTTACAAAAGTAAACCCATATAGGAAGGACATTAGCTGCCAATTGATTGCTACACAATTACGGATTTGagtatttttacttaaaaaaTCTTTGTCAATTATTTTGCTGTCATGTTTGGTGGTGTTATACAGCTAAATCCTGAGAAATGGGGCGCGTTTCATAGAAAATGGGGCATGTAAAAGATCTAACATCGACTCTGAAATCAGATATTACCACCGACAAGCAAATATAAATTCTGGAATAAAACTGTCTTGAGTTTTGGCTGTGGGGTAGCAAGAACTTCCAAATGTGATTAAGTTAACAGGCACGCAGTTTACCCATGCATGCAGAAACCATTTTTGAAGTTGACAGAACGACAATACAGAAAATCcctttgtagcctacattttataACCAGTGTAGTCGAAACGTTAATCACAATAGATTTAGTTCAGAGACAATATTTCGTTCCAAATGTTTCGTTCTGAACcaaatatttaaaatatatagtTAAAACTCAGAATTGCACGTGGCATCATTCTTCTCTTCCATAATGCcttattttttaaaactatttcgtttcaatgtttttttaaattcctTTGCTTAGGGCCACATGAATGATTTTACATTCAGCTGCAAATTACATTTGTAGCATATTTGAGGCGTGAGGTAAAATATTGGTGATATCAAACCCGGAATACAGTATAATAAATAGACTTCAACCCGACGTTTTTCAAAACAACAATATTTATCACCAGTCTGTTTTTGCTCTGGGTCTTTGACATAATAATACACTGTGGTTGTTGATGGAGTGGGAGACGTCCCTTATGCACCAGAatcaaaactctctctctctctctctctctctctctctctctctctctctctctctctctctctctctctctctctctctctctctctctctctctctctctctctctctctctctctctctctctctctctctctctctctctctctctctctgacatattATCATTATGTTGATATTTTATTTCCCCTGGCGTTACATCAGAGCGTGCAGAATGAGCCATCAAAGTGTTTAGTGACGCCTCCTCGTTGTGAAGTATCAGTCTTCAGAAACATAACAGTACGTATCAGTTATATCTGGAACATTGCAGACCACAGTCTGTCAGGATTGAAATATTGAAGAACTATGTGGACTTTATTATAACGTATATGTAGCCTAGCTTACTATGCAGTTGCGCAGGTAGCTTATGCTATTGTTATTGTTCAGTTACACAATTCACGAATCTATAATAACGTTGTAAAATTAGGCATAACTATTATAATAGGCCTTAAGTAATATAACTTACAATGGGAATACTAATACTAACCTTACAATAATATTAAtagtaatttaaatgtattctAATCTCATTTATTGCATTCATGTTGAGTTATCATATTATTCCACAACGTCCCACACATTATAAATAGTTTGATATTCAGACTGAAAAATAAACTAAgagttgataaaaaaaaaaaacgaaatgcAGAAGTAGGCTACGTCACCAAAATATATTATGTATCATTCGTTCCTGTATGCAGATGGACCCGTCGGCTGTCTTTCAGAACGGAAGCAAAATAAAGCATCATGCCACCGCTAGCTCGAGGACCGGGAGGACCAGGAGGACCGGGAAGACCCGGAGAGAGATTTGATTCGAGATGAAATATCTAGCTGATGATGTAAAAGGTCCCTTTCGCGTGAGTTATGACCCGAATTTGGCTAGGCTGAGAGGGACGCATgctgctcctctctccccctctcctcccctctcctctcctcctctccccctctcctcttctttcctcgcCTCCTCACCTCACTCCCCCGCCCTGAAGAAGCGTATCATCAGTCCTGATATATTGCCTAGATCCATATTGCCTTCAGAAAATAAAGGCTCATCCAAAACCATCGCTTTTGGTGAAGGAAAATGCCCTTTCTGTACTAACTAGTAATTACTTCTTAATCCACTGCATAGCATAATTTTACCAATTTCAAAATCATTGAAAAAAAATCCAATATTCAGATTGGAAACGTTCAAAGTATCTATCTTCTAAAAAAATCACACATACTTTATTACTGTAATACTATACTTAAATACGCAATGCGATTTAATCCCCCATTGactgcacactctctctcttgctcatttACCGTAAGGCCTAATCTGGTATCTCACCCCACGACTAATTTAGACCCAAAAATGATAAGAGCGCAACCCGTTATAATTCCAACCGGCTCCTCCTCCTTCAAGCCATGCCTTGTAATTATTGGGAGCATCCCACTCGCAAAAGTCCTGCACTGGACTGCAACATAGTcagagagtgaaagggagagggcGAAAGTGCCAGTGGGGACATAATTGATTACGTCCTAATCAATATTAACTTGTTAGTCAGTTGTTGCTGCAACTTCTTTGGACCTCGCCATTTTCAGAGAGGCACAGTTCTCCTTCGGATTGTCTGTACGTATTTTTGTGGAATAATACTTTCAAGAAGATATCCCGGTTTGGAATTAGGAGGGCTTTTTTGTGTTTCTTCTTGcaagaaagtttgcagccatggCGTGCATTTGGTGACTGTAATGTGACTGTTTTTTTCGATAGggttcgatattatttgatatctgtgtttgttgttttcgttgTTAGTAATTCAAAAACATTTAAAAGTTAGCTTGCGTAACGACTAACGCACTAATAATGACATCCAAAGAAGTCGCCAAATGTGATGCGGTCGAGAATAGGAGGCGAAGTCCGTTGGACCATCTTCCTCCGCCTGCAAACTCGAATAAGCCACTGACACCGTTCAGTATCCAAGACATTCTAAACAAACCCTCCGTGAAACGAAGTTACACCATTTGTGGGACAGCACACCTGATTTCATCCGCTGAGAAACACCGTTCCTCCAGCATCTCTGCTCTGTCCAACCGGGCACTGCTCACACAAACCTCACCACTCTGCGCCCTGGAAGAACTAGCTAGCAAAACCTTCAAGGGGCTCGAAGTTAGCGTGCTACAAGCAGCTGAAGGTAAATATGATGGTATTTATGGCCTATTATACTCATTATATCGATATTACTTTCATAACAGTGCAATGTACAATTTAAAGGGAAATTATTATTTTCATTTGATCTGTGAAAATATAATGAAGTAATATTGCATCTAAAAATAGGCATTGAACATTAGGTTTTAAACAAGATTGTTTGCCAGAAAATGTTACATTTTATCTCTTCTGTGCGTAATTTGGAAAGGTGAAAAAGAGGCCATTCATTACCAGCTGGAATTGTGCAATTGTTCTCTTTATGATGAATGCATAACATTACGTCTACGTTTATATTTGGTATATAGGCTAATAACTTGTTAAAAAAATTATCATTGATTTGGGGTCAAATGTCTCAAAATATGTTTAAAATGTTTAAATGCAGAGTTCAACGCCCTGCAGAGCCAATGCCATAGCAGCATGAGAATGACACCAACATATCACTGACTTAACATTTTATCTTTGTTTGTGCAGGGAGAGACGGGATGACACTCTTTGGGCAAAGAAACACCCCGAAGAAGCGAAGGAAGTCCAGGACTGCCTTCACCAACCACCAAATCTACGAATTAGAGAAAAGATTCCTGTATCAGAAATATTTGTCTCCCGCTGACCGAGACCAAATCGCCCAACAATTGGGTCTAACGAACGCCCAAGTCATCACGTGGTTCCAGAACAGGAGAGCCAAACTAAAGCGAGATCTGGAAGAGATGAAGGCCGACGTGGAGTCGGCCAAAACTATAGGTGACGGTGTTGTACCTCTTGAGAAACTCGCCAAGCTCGCTGACCTCGAGAAATGCGCCAATGGAACGCTCGGACATCACCCGCGAGCCGATTCTCCCGCGCAGAATGGCGGACGAGAGTACGAGCTCGCTCGCAAGCTGCGGATGTCCCCCCTGTCGCCATTTTCAGACCACACAACAAGTAAAGAATGCTCAGAGGACGACGAAGACCTAGAAATTGATGTGGATGACTGATTGCGCAGTGGGATAATGAAATATAAAAATTACGACAAAAAGCAGTAACAATCCTTACTAAGATTGTAACTTTTCCCTGCTGATATTCGTACATCATCTCAGAACATTTACTAGTCTGCTGTGACTTTTGTATCGGCACACAGATATTCACAGTAAGCATGAACAGTACAACAATATGCCTACGCAGTGCTATATTCAATTGCATTCATCAGCAGTCGGACAGTTTCCTCTTGTCTTCAAATGTCAATGAAAGCAATATGGGTTTCATAATCAGAACGAAAGATAATGCTATTATTTTGAAACATGTAATTgtctatcagacacacacacctcttcgagttatttctctctctcacacacacccccacacacacgcgcgcgctcACACATTGATCCTTGTTCATATTTATGTAACACCATGTCATATGCTTAAAGTATGTCAGTTTTATGAAATATTTTCGATAGGTTTTGTATGTTGAAatgcatgttttgttttgttgatcaTATCTATTTATTTTTCCCTTTTAAATTATATCGCTTGTTTATTTTTTGAGACATACCTTATCATACATATAGGTCCACTCGAGTTCAGACCGTTTGTATAGAGCGTT
Coding sequences:
- the LOC129834313 gene encoding transcription factor LBX1-like, which gives rise to MTSKEVAKCDAVENRRRSPLDHLPPPANSNKPLTPFSIQDILNKPSVKRSYTICGTAHLISSAEKHRSSSISALSNRALLTQTSPLCALEELASKTFKGLEVSVLQAAEGRDGMTLFGQRNTPKKRRKSRTAFTNHQIYELEKRFLYQKYLSPADRDQIAQQLGLTNAQVITWFQNRRAKLKRDLEEMKADVESAKTIGDGVVPLEKLAKLADLEKCANGTLGHHPRADSPAQNGGREYELARKLRMSPLSPFSDHTTSKECSEDDEDLEIDVDD